From a single Lolium rigidum isolate FL_2022 chromosome 7, APGP_CSIRO_Lrig_0.1, whole genome shotgun sequence genomic region:
- the LOC124670168 gene encoding transcription factor ILR3-like, with translation MASPEGANWVFDCPLMDDLAAADFTAPPAGGFYWTPPMQPQMHTQAPAVSATPAPNHCAEINSPISVDWDHAKGQPTNKRPRSESGAQPSSKACREKARRDKLNERFLELGAVLDPGKTPKIDKCAILNDAIRAVTELRSEAEKLKDSNESLQEKIKELKAEKNELRDEKQKLKAEKESLEQQIKFMNARQSLVPHLPHPSVIPAAAFAAPQGQVAGQKLMMPVIGYHGFPMWQFMPPSDVDTSDDPKSCPPVA, from the exons ATGGCGTCCCCGGAGGGCGCCAACTGGGTCTTCGACTGCCCCCTCATGGACGACCTTGCTGCCGCCGACTTCACCGCGCCGCCCGCAGGAGGCTTCTACTGGACCCCGCCGATGCAGCCGCAGATGCACACCCAGGCCCCGGCCGTCTCCGCCACCCCGGCTCCCAACCACTG TGCCGAAATCAATAGCCCTATTTCTGTGGACTGGGACCATGCCAAAGGACAGCCAACAAATAAACG TCCTAGGTCAGAATCTGGTGCTCAACCCAGCTCCAAAGCATGCAGGGAGAAAGCGAGAAGGGACAAGCTAAACGAGAG ATTCTTGGAATTGGGTGCTGTCTTGGATCCAGGGAAAACACCTAAAATCGACAAGTGTGCTATATTGAATGATGCTATTCGTGCGGTGACTGAGCTACGTAGTGAAGCAGAGAAGCTGAAGGATTCAAACGAGTCTCTCCAAGAGAAGATCAAAGAGCTGAAG GCTGAGAAGAACGAGCTGCgggatgagaagcaaaagctgaaGGCAGAGAAAGAGAGCCTGGAGCAGCAGATCAAGTTCATGAATGCCCGTCAGAGCCTCGTACCACACCTACCGCACCCTTCGGTTATCCCGGCGGCTGCATTTGCTGCTCCCCAAGGGCAAGTGGCAGGGCAGAAGCTGATGATGCCTGTCATTGGCTACCATGGATTTCCCATGTGGCAATTCATGCCACCTTCTGATGTTGATACCTCCGATGATCCCAAGTCGTGCCCTCCTGTTGCATAA
- the LOC124672659 gene encoding blue copper protein-like yields the protein MAVAALATTALAKNYTVDGSTGWDTYVNYDKWTAGKTFMVGDNIGNPIPSSPYNIPMFKYEVYHNVLEVTKADYASCATGSPISTHSGGDTTFELTEAGTRYFICGIPRHCSNGTMHVKITTVAYDATTAAAIEAAAAPGAAPSSAPLPSPPADVYSDARTAPAGAPGASTPKSSAPRYQRTSAAVAGLAFAALLAIAA from the exons ATGGCGGTCGCCGCATTGGCAACCACGGCGCTGGCGAAGAACTACACGGTCGACGGCTCCACCGGCTGGGACACTTACGTCAACTACGACAAGTGGACCGCCGGCAAGACCTTCATGGTCGGCGACAACATAGGTAATCCAATCCCTTCATCCCCGTATAACATTCCTATG TTCAAGTACGAGGTGTACCACAACGTGCTGGAGGTGACCAAGGCGGACTACGCTAGCTGCGCCACCGGCAGCCCCATTTCCACCCACTCCGGCGGTGACACCACCTTCGAGCTGACCGAGGCCGGCACCCGCTACTTCATCTGCGGCATTCCTCGCCACTGCAGCAACGGCACCATGCACGTCAAGATCACCACCGTGGCCTACGACGCTACCACCGCCGCCGCAATagaagcagcggcggcgcccgGCGCTGCTCCTTCTTCGGCCCCGCTTCCCTCCCCACCCGCCGACGTCTACTCTGACGCCAGGACCGCGCCGGCGGGCGCCCCAGGCGCCTCTACGCCCAAGTCATCAGCGCCGCGGTATCAGCGGACGTCGGCGGCCGTGGCCGGGCTGGCGTTCGCTGCCCTTCTGGCCATTGCTGCGTAA